From the genome of Saccharomyces kudriavzevii IFO 1802 strain IFO1802 genome assembly, chromosome: 16:
GCACTCATACGGAGACCACTGAGCCAAAAGTGCCGAATTTTTCTGCAGCAGAAGATATCTTATCAAGGAAGTTCTTGAAGTTAAAGAGAAATATCCCgccaattgaaaaaagtttgaCAGATATTTTACCTCAAAGAATTATACAATTTGGACACCGGAGTATAACAAACATTACTTTCTTGCAGACTATTctgcaaaaaaagtatGAACTTATAATGAAAGATTATAGGTTCATGAACTCAGAATTTAGGGAGTTGAAAACTGAACTAATTGATAAACGTTggaatattctttttatcaatttgaaTCATGAGCTATTGTATATCCTTGATGAGGTTGAAAGGCTGCAGTCGAAATTGCTGGCAACGAAGTATACTAAAGATATTACTATAAGGTTCGAGAGgcaattggaaaaaaaatcaaagacgGTTTCGAAGACGTtcaatatcatttataGAGCTTTAGAGTTTTCACTTTTAGACGCAGGCGTCGCTTCAAAGACAAACGAGCTCGCTCAAAGATGGTTGAATATAAAACCTGCAACGGATAAAATTCTAGTTAAATCGTCTTCACTGAACAGAATAGCCACgactaagaaaaaaatttcaaagccGACACCATTAGGTTATGAGCGACCGAATAGTGATATTGAATCTATAACTCATAGTTTCCAAGAGAGAGTTATCATAAATGACGCTGATCATAGTATGTCACCGGAGGTTTCAAATACAACAGTGGCCCCCAAAGGTAGAAAACTCGGCAAGGCGTTACTACAAAAGATGAATATCAAACCTGCAACAAGCCCAGATTTATCAAATGCAATCaacccattttttgatattgaatCACCAAACAAAGGTAAGTTAGTGCTAACCAGTGTCCCTCCCTTACCCTACGACGAACCTGATGACACTAAAATGTGTGCCTTTCGTGATGATGATAGTAGTTTCTCGGGCCACCTTGCTACTTCTCGATATGAAACAGTAGGGGTGGTTAAAGATACTCTTCATATAGCAAAGAGCAAATCGATGCTTGACatcgaagaagataaatGGAAGCATTACCAATCCTTGCCTTCAAGAATTCCTACATACAAACCTACGAAAGATATCAAAGAAAGTGCACCGGTTGCAAAGGTCTTGCAGACTCCTCCAACAAAAATTACTTATATTAGTAGTCACGTCTGGGTCCCTTcgacaagaagaagaactcaTTTGAGGCCGCCCACTCCACTGTCGCAACTACTTTCACCAGGGAACAGTCGTTCGAAGAGGACCCCGACATATTAATACACATCCCAAATTGtattttgtattttaaagcattcatatatatatatatttcatCCATAGACTCTGTAATATTAATTCAGGCATTATAATATTAAAGTTATTTTAGATAATTCATGACGTTTTCGCACGTTCTCATTTAAACTGTTTGACACTTTTACCCGacatttttataaaaaatagTATAAGCATCTCAATATAAGCAGCCCCAGCCGATTTTGAACAATAAGGAAACTTGAAAGCATGCAGGTATAGTAGTTGAGTTGTTCAAACGGTGTGCATGAATGACTGAAAGTGCTATTGATGACCAGAGTTttaattttacaaaaaagttGCAACGGCAATCCCATAGATGTCAAGTGAAAGTAACACAAAAGGATGATGTTATTGTTTCCGCAAGTCATAGTTCTTTCCAGTATTCCCTGAATGCTGATTATAAAAATGTAAGCAATGGAAACACTGTGAGAAGAAGCATAAGATCGATTTTCAAAAGGGCGACTGACTTACCTAGAGTTCATATGGGGCCGCTTACTTATTCGTACAGTATAAATGAGCTTGTTGATAAAAGATTGCGGAAGGACTGCGATCTAAGCACTTTATGTCGCATATTGCAAAAAGGAATTAGGATGATTAGAATGACGCGCAGGAGACGAAAGTACTATGAGTTTAAATTGATTAACAACAACGGACAGATAATATGGAAAGATGGCTcgaaatttcttgaattagACTCTATTAAAGGTATTAGAATTGGTGATATGGCGAGGACCTATCAAGAGGAAGTTGATCCGAAAAGATTAAGGTCAGACAATAAGCTGTGGATTACTATCATTTACAAAGTTTCAAATAAGTTGAAAGCTCTACACGTGGTCGCTTTAAATGAATTAGACTTCAATACTTTCTTGAGTTGCGTTTGTGGCCTAGTAAAGCTAAGAAGAGAATTAATGGAAAGCATACTTTTGCCCGATAATTCGCAGTTTGCTA
Proteins encoded in this window:
- the KAR9 gene encoding Kar9p (similar to Saccharomyces cerevisiae KAR9 (YPL269W); ancestral locus Anc_6.4), with product MDNDGSKSVTIGDDVLEGFCDRLERIHDMLYSIKNCSSLDETTTDISEGLLVQFYDDLVNSALVIPDLVDERRLGKDDILPFMGWLLLKKNTLYQFISDVHCIEVGLVHLLDLLEDEFSNDGQDGDKYNRFSPMFDAIEESIQIKSQLEPWLTNLKKLLDTSLEFNEISKDHMNTLHKIINMNISHCLEIQEERFASPIRHTPSFTLEQLVKLLGTHTETTEPKVPNFSAAEDILSRKFLKLKRNIPPIEKSLTDILPQRIIQFGHRSITNITFLQTILQKKYELIMKDYRFMNSEFRELKTELIDKRWNILFINLNHELLYILDEVERLQSKLLATKYTKDITIRFERQLEKKSKTVSKTFNIIYRALEFSLLDAGVASKTNELAQRWLNIKPATDKILVKSSSLNRIATTKKKISKPTPLGYERPNSDIESITHSFQERVIINDADHSMSPEVSNTTVAPKGRKLGKALLQKMNIKPATSPDLSNAINPFFDIESPNKGKLVLTSVPPLPYDEPDDTKMCAFRDDDSSFSGHLATSRYETVGVVKDTLHIAKSKSMLDIEEDKWKHYQSLPSRIPTYKPTKDIKESAPVAKVLQTPPTKITYISSHVWVPSTRRRTHLRPPTPLSQLLSPGNSRSKRTPTY